The following are from one region of the Ischnura elegans chromosome 12, ioIscEleg1.1, whole genome shotgun sequence genome:
- the LOC124168752 gene encoding uncharacterized protein LOC124168752, which produces MSPGHQASEAEIVAPEFRDEDRGSDASETRTSTLRPSSPSQEPGDFVQGGIVPGAETPHTNTPAHGTGIRSTPRRQWSSRSQPTPRTSKRIVCYRQSIDRLRTNLFRERKRKAVQKKCERRQLAEISQKYLPTSAHKLLMAQLKLSQARKYGRRWSSYMKDFALSLYYHGPRAYRFLRKTLCLPSVRSLISWQKKVVVMPGIDNNAMVALEEHAKNLTGPDLIVSIIFDEVAIRENLFYDPSVDRILGYCDYGNCVNSTVGNQCLVVMVKGITKKWKQCIGYWITHNSTDADVLRSIVLDCIHWSMRNNLARYDFSFNGNVVQWCHLRSLFDMSDPLKLKMIPKITKFHVTVKAFKKINQIAFHPFKMRYAMGCDTPHIQFLQDAKHKLERRSLRHPKTMYKSSEPGCLGKLVFCGPTTTWV; this is translated from the exons ATGTCACCAGGTCACCAGGCCTCTGAAG CTGAAATTGTGGCTCCCGAATTCAGAGATGAGGATCGAGGCAGTGATGCCTCAGAAACGCGGACGTCCACGTTGAGACCTTCATCGCCATCTCAGGAGCCAGGAGATTTTGTACAAGGTGGCATCGTTCCTGGAGCTGAAACACCACATACGAATACACCGG CCCATGGTACAGGCATTCGCTCTACTCCTCGGAGGCAATGGAGTAGTCGCAGCCAGCCAACTCCACGGACTTCAAAGAGGATTGTATGTTATAGGCAGTCCATTGATCGTCTACGGACAAATCTCTTCAGGGAAAGGAAGAGGAAGGCTGTCCAGAAAAAATGTGAGAGGAGACAACTGGCTGAAATAAGCCAGAAATACCTTCCAACCTCAGCTCACAAACTTTTGATGGCCCAATTAAAATTAAGCCAAGCACGTAAGTATGGTAGGCGATGGTCATCCTACATGAAGGACTTTGCACTTAGCTTATATTATCATGGACCTAGAGCATATAGGTTCCTACGGAAAACCCTTTGTCTTCCGTCAGTACGGTCATTGATCTCCTGGCAGAAGAAGGTTGTAGTGATGCCAGGCATTGACAATAATGCCATGGTGGCACTAGAGGAACATGCCAAAAACCTTACAGGGCCTGATTTAATTGTATCCATCATATTTGATGAAGTAGCTATTAGAGAGAATTTGTTTTATGACCCTAGTGTAGATAGAATTTTAGGTTATTGTGATTATGGGAATTGTGTGAACTCCACGGTTGGGAATCAGTGCCTAGTTGTAATGGTTAAAGGTATTACAAAAAAGTGGAAACAGTGCATTGGTTACTGGATAACTCATAACAGTACTGATGCTGATGTGTTACGTAGTATAGTATTGGATTGTATTCATTGG TCTATGAGGAACAATCTCGCACGTTATGACTTTAGTTTTAATGGCAATGTAGTCCAATGGTGTCATCTAAGGAGCTTGTTTGACATGAGTGATCCTCTCAAGCTGAAGATGATTCCAAAGATCACAAAGTTCCACGTGACTGTCAAGGCTTTCAAGAAAAT CAACCAAATTGCATTCCATCCTTTTAAAATGAGGTATGCTATGGGCTGTGACACACCCCACATCCAGTTCCTGCAGGATGCTAAGCATAAGCTGGAGAGGA GATCATTGCGGCATCCCAAAACTATGTACAAGAGTTCTGAACCAGGATGCCTTGGAAAACTTGTTTTCTGTGGTCCGACAACAACATGGGTGTAA